A genomic window from Accipiter gentilis chromosome 1, bAccGen1.1, whole genome shotgun sequence includes:
- the STK16 gene encoding serine/threonine-protein kinase 16, producing MGQALCVCSRGTVSLGGARYLVLHRLAEGGFSYVDLVEGLRDGRFYALKRILCHDKEDRQAALHEVEMHGLFDHPNILRLVAHCMVEKGAKHEAWLLLPYVKGGTLWREVEALREKGTFMPEQRILLILHGICSGLQAIHGKGYAHRDLKPTNVLLDEDDRPVLMDLGSMNRARIEVNSSQEAMAVQDWAAQRCTISYRAPELFTVPSQCVIDERTDIWSLGCVLYCMMFGEGPYDAIFQKGDSVALAVQNPIVVPPTTRYSAALQRLLSSMMTLNPQERPSISDILHQLDGLQPAPAGQDTTQI from the exons ATGGGGCAGGCGCTGTGCGTCTGCTCCCGCGGCACCGTCAGCCTGGGGGGCGCGCGGTACCTCGTGCTCCACCGCTTGGCAGAGGG GGGCTTCAGCTATGTGGACCTGGTGGAGGGGCTGCGGGACGGTCGCTTCTATGCCCTGAAGCGCATCCTGTGCCATGACAAGGAGGACCGCCAGGCTGCCTTGCACGAGGTGGAGATGCACGGCCTCTTTGACCACCCCAACATCCTGCGCCTGGTGGCCCACTGCATGGTGGAGAAGGGTGCCAAGCATGAAGCTTGGCTCCTCCTGCCCTATGTGAAG GGAGGGACCCTGTGGCGCGAGGTGGAAGCACTGCGAGAGAAAGGGACCTTCATGCCAGAGCAGCGGatcctcctcatcctccatgGCATCTGCAGCGGGCTGCAAGCCATCCATGGCAAAGGCTACGCGCACAG GGACCTCAAGCCCACCAACGTGCTGCTGGATGAGGATGACCGGCCTGTGCTGATGGACCTGGGCTCCATGAACCGAGCTCGCATCGAAGTCAACAGCTCTCAGGAGGCCATGGCTGTGCAG GACTGGGCTGCCCAGCGCTGCACCATCTCCTACCGTGCCCCCGAGCTCTTCACGGTGCCAAGCCAGTGCGTCATAGACGAGCGCACAGATATCTGG TCCCTAGGCTGCGTGCTGTACTGCATGATGTTTGGAGAGGGCCCTTACGACGCCATCTTCCAGAAGGGTGACAGTGTGGCTTTGGCGGTGCAGAACCCCATTGTCGTGCCCCCCACGACCAG GTACTCGGCTGCCTTGCAGCGCCTGCTCTCCTCCATGATGACATTGAACCCCCAGGAGCGACCCAGCATAAGTGACATCCTCCACCAGCTGGATGGGCTGCAACCAGCGCCGGCAGGACAGGACACCACGCAGATCTGA
- the LOC126049853 gene encoding tubulin alpha-5 chain isoform X2 — protein MRECISVHVGQAGVQMGNTCWELYCLEHGIQPDGQMPSDKTIGGGDDSFTTFFCETGAGKHVPRAIFVDLEPTVIDEVRAGIYRQLFHPEQLITGKEDAANNYARGHYTIGKEIIDQVLDRIRKLADQCTGLQGFLVFHSFGGGTGSGFTSLLMERLSVDYGKKSKLEFSIYPAPQVSTAVVEPYNSILTTHTTLEHSDCAFMVDNEAIYDICRRNLDIERPTYTNLNRLISQIVSSITASLRFDGALNVDLTEFQTNLVPYPRIHFPLATYAPVISAEKAYHEQLSVAEITNSCFEPANQMVKCDPRHGKYMACCLLYRGDVVPKDVNAAIATIKTKRSIQFVDWCPTGFKVGINYQPPTVVPGGDLAKVQRAVCMLSNTTAIAEAWARLDHKFDLMYAKRAFVHWYVGEGMEEGEFSEAREDMAALEKDYEEVGLDSYEDEEEGEE, from the exons ATG cgcgAGTGCATCTCCGTCCACGTCGGCCAGGCCGGCGTCCAGATGGGCAACACCTGCTGGGAGCTGTATTGCCTGGAGCACGGCATCCAGCCCGATGGGCAGATGCCCAGCGACAAAACCATCGGTGGAGGGGACGACTCTTTCACCACCTTCTTCTGTGAGACCGGGGCTGGGAAGCATGTCCCACGGGCCATCTTCGTGGACCTGGAGCCCACCGTGATTG ATGAAGTTCGGGCTGGAATCTACCGCCAGCTCTTCCACCCCGAGCAGCTGATCACCGGCAAGGAGGATGCTGCCAACAACTACGCCCGTGGGCACTACACCATCGGCAAAGAGATCATTGACCAAGTGCTGGACAGGATCCGGAAGCTG GCTGACCAGTGCACAGGCCTCCAGGGATTCCTCGTGTTTCACAGCTTTGGAGGTGGCACCGGCTCTGGATTCACCTCCTTGTTGATGGAGCGACTCTCCGTTGACTATGGCAAGAAGTCCAAGCTGGAGTTCTCCATCTACCCTGCACCACAGGTCTCCACCGCTGTCGTGGAGCCCTACAACTCCATTCTCACCACACACACTACACTGGAGCACTCGGACTGCGCCTTTATGGTGGACAATGAAGCCATCTACGACATCTGCCGCAGGAACCTGGACATCGAGCGCCCAACCTACACCAACTTGAACAGACTCATCAGCCAGATCGTCTCATCCATCACAGCATCCCTGCGGTTTGACGGGGCCCTGAACGTTGACCTGACTGAGTTCCAGACCAACCTGGTGCCCTACCCTCGCATCCACTTCCCCCTGGCCACCTATGCCCCTGTCATCTCCGCAGAGAAGGCCTATCACGAGCAGCTGTCGGTGGCCGAGATCACCAACTCCTGCTTTGAGCCAGCCAACCAGATGGTGAAGTGCGACCCTCGCCACGGCAAGTACATGGCCTGCTGCCTGCTGTACCGCGGGGACGTGGTGCCCAAGGACGTCAACGCTGCCATCGCCACCATCAAGACCAAGCGCAGCATCCAGTTTGTGGACTGGTGCCCCACGGGCTTCAAGGTGGGCATCAACTACCAGCCCCCCACGGTGGTGCCAGGGGGGGACCTGGCCAAGGTGCAGCGCGCCGTCTGCATGCTGAGCAACACCACGGCCATCGCCGAGGCCTGGGCTCGCCTGGACCACAAGTTCGACCTGATGTACGCCAAGCGAGCCTTTGTGCACTGGTACGTGGGCGAGGGCATGGAGGAAGGGGAGTTCTCCGAGGCGCGGGAAGACATGGCCGCTCTGGAGAAGGATTACGAGGAGGTGGGCCTGGACTCCTACGAGGATGAAGAGGAGGGCGAGGAGTAG
- the DNAJB2 gene encoding dnaJ homolog subfamily B member 2 isoform X1, translating into MRPGSAGGGDPAGQPHVMVDYYEALGVSRNATADDIKKAYRKAALKWHPDKNPDNKEYAEQRFKEIAEAYEVLSDKQKRDVYDRYGKDGLMGAGPGGSRADAGAPEFTFTFRSAHDVFREFFGGRDPFADFFDEMLPFSELRGPGPRHHGGGHFFSSFPGSSDFFASSFSSGADAGLGFRSVSTSTTFVNGRRITTKRIIENGRERVEVEEDGELKSIHIDGVPDDMALGLELSRREQQAFPSPRPPSPPPPAPHRPPSSSPVCLYTDSEDEDEDLQLAMAYSLSEMEAAGHHRAGGHGPGALPVPGGSPGTPSSARRAHGPRGGPEREPPGAGSPATAGHEPVPKAKQWHCPLL; encoded by the exons ATGCGCCCGGGCAGCGCGGGCGGGGG TGACCCCGCGGGACAGCCACACGTCATGGTGGACTACTACGAAGCGCTGGGGGTGAGCCGCAATGCCACCGCCGACGACATCAAGAAAGC GTACAGGAAGGCCGCGCTGAAATGGCACCCGGATAAAAACCCAGACAACAAGGAGTACGCCGAGCAAAGGTTCAAGGAGATCGCCGAGGCGTACGAAGTGCTGTCGGACA agCAGAAACGTGATGTCTATGACCGTTACGGCAAGGATGGACTCATGGGGGCAG GACCAGGTGGCTCCAGGGCCGATGCCGGGGCCCCTGAATTCACCTTCACCTTCCGCAGTGCTCACGATGTCTTCCGGGAGTTCTTCGGCGGGCGAGACCCCTTCGCTGACTTCTTTG ATGAGATGCTGCCCTTCTCCGAGCTGCGAGGACCTGGTCCCCGGCACCACGGGGGAGGccacttcttttcctccttcccaggaTCCTCAG ATTTCTTCGCCTCGTCATTCAGCTCTGGCGCCGACGCAGGGCTGGGCTTCCGCTCCGTCTCCACCTCTACCACCTTCGTTAATGGCAGGCGCATCACCACCAAGCG gaTTATCGAGAACGGGCGGGAGCGGGTGGAagtggaggaggatggggagctgAAGTCAATCCACATCGATG GTGTCCCTGACGACATGgcgctggggctggagctgagccGGCGGGAGCAGCAAGCCTTCCCTAGCCCAcggcccccctcgcccccaccGCCCGCCCCGCACCGGCCCCCGAGCTCCTCGCCCGTCTGCCTCTACACGGACAGCGAGGACGAGGATGAGGACTTGCAGCTGGCCATGGCCTACAGCCTCTCCGAGATGGAGGCTGCGGGGCACCACCGAGCAGGTGGGCATGGCCCCGGCGCCCTGCCGGTGCCGGGGGGCAGCCCCGGCACCCCGTCCTCTGCCCGCAGAGCCCATGGTCCCCGGGGGGGCCCAGAGCGGGAACCGCCGGGGGCCGGCAGCCCCGCCACAGCGGGGCACGAACCTGTCCCCAAAGCGAAGCAGTGGCACTGCCCCCTGCTCTGA
- the LOC126049797 gene encoding tubulin alpha-5 chain-like, translated as MRECISVHVGQAGVQMGNTCWELYCLEHGIQPDGQMPSDKTIGGGDDSFTTFFCETGAGKHVPRAIFVDLEPTVIDEVRGGVYRQLFHPEQMITGKEDAANNYARGHYTIGKEIIDQVLDRIRKLADQCTGLQGFLVFRSFGGGTGSGFTSLLMERLSVDYGKKSKLEFSIYPAPQVSTAVVEPYNSILTTHSTLEHSDCAFMVDNEAIYDICRRNLDIERPTYTNLNRLISQVVSSITASLRFDGALNVDLTEFQTNLVPYPRIHFPLATYAPVVSAERAYHEQLSVAEITNSCFEPANQMVKCDPRHGKYMACCLLYRGDVVPKDVNAAIATIKTKRSIQFVDWCPTGFKVGINYQPPTVVPGGDLAKVQRAVCMLSNTTAIAEAWARLDHKFDLMYAKRAFVHWYVGEGMEEGEFSEAREDMAALEKDYEEVGLDSYEDEEEGEE; from the exons ATG cgcgAGTGCATCTCCGTCCACGTCGGCCAGGCCGGCGTCCAGATGGGCAACACCTGCTGGGAGCTGTATTGCCTGGAGCACGGCATCCAGCCCGATGGGCAGATGCCCAGCGACAAAACCATCGGTGGAGGGGACGACTCTTTCACCACCTTCTTCTGTGAGACCGGGGCTGGGAAGCATGTCCCACGGGCCATCTTCGTGGACCTGGAGCCCACCGTGATTG ATGAGGTTCGGGGAGGAGTCTACCGCCAGCTCTTCCACCCTGAACAGATGATCACTGGCAAGGAGGATGCTGCCAACAACTACGCCCGCGGGCACTACACCATCGGCAAAGAGATCATCGACCAGGTGCTGGACAGGATCCGGAAGCTG GCGGACCAGTGCACAGGCCTCCAGGGATTCCTCGTATTTCGTAGTTTTGGAGGTGGCACCGGCTCTGGATTCACCTCCTTGTTGATGGAGCGACTCTCCGTTGACTATGGCAAGAAGTCCAAGCTGGAGTTCTCCATCTACCCTGCACCACAGGTCTCCACCGCTGTCGTGGAGCCCTACAACTCCATTCTCACCACACACAGCACATTGGAGCATTCAGACTGCGCCTTTATGGTGGACAATGAAGCCATCTACGACATCTGCCGCAGGAACCTGGACATCGAGCGCCCAACCTACACCAACTTGAACAGACTCATCAGCCAGGTTGTCTCATCCATCACAGCATCCCTGCGGTTTGACGGGGCCCTGAACGTTGACCTGACTGAGTTCCAGACCAACCTGGTGCCCTACCCTCGCATCCACTTCCCCCTGGCCACCTATGCTCCAGTGGTTTCGGCTGAGAGAGCTTATCACGAGCAGCTGTCGGTGGCCGAGATCACCAACTCCTGCTTTGAGCCAGCCAACCAGATGGTGAAGTGCGACCCTCGCCACGGCAAGTACATGGCCTGCTGCCTGCTGTACCGCGGGGACGTGGTGCCCAAGGACGTCAACGCTGCCATCGCCACCATCAAGACCAAGCGCAGCATCCAGTTTGTGGACTGGTGCCCCACGGGCTTCAAGGTGGGCATCAACTACCAGCCCCCCACGGTGGTGCCGGGGGGGGACCTGGCCAAGGTGCAGCGCGCCGTCTGCATGCTGAGCAACACCACGGCCATCGCCGAGGCCTGGGCTCGCCTGGACCACAAGTTCGACCTGATGTACGCCAAGCGAGCCTTTGTGCACTGGTACGTGGGCGAGGGCATGGAGGAAGGGGAGTTCTCCGAGGCGCGGGAAGACATGGCCGCTCTGGAGAAGGATTACGAGGAGGTGGGCCTGGACTCCTACGAGGATGAAGAGGAGGGCGAGGAGTAG
- the DNAJB2 gene encoding dnaJ homolog subfamily B member 2 isoform X2: MVDYYEALGVSRNATADDIKKAYRKAALKWHPDKNPDNKEYAEQRFKEIAEAYEVLSDKQKRDVYDRYGKDGLMGAGPGGSRADAGAPEFTFTFRSAHDVFREFFGGRDPFADFFDEMLPFSELRGPGPRHHGGGHFFSSFPGSSDFFASSFSSGADAGLGFRSVSTSTTFVNGRRITTKRIIENGRERVEVEEDGELKSIHIDGVPDDMALGLELSRREQQAFPSPRPPSPPPPAPHRPPSSSPVCLYTDSEDEDEDLQLAMAYSLSEMEAAGHHRAGGHGPGALPVPGGSPGTPSSARRAHGPRGGPEREPPGAGSPATAGHEPVPKAKQWHCPLL; this comes from the exons ATGGTGGACTACTACGAAGCGCTGGGGGTGAGCCGCAATGCCACCGCCGACGACATCAAGAAAGC GTACAGGAAGGCCGCGCTGAAATGGCACCCGGATAAAAACCCAGACAACAAGGAGTACGCCGAGCAAAGGTTCAAGGAGATCGCCGAGGCGTACGAAGTGCTGTCGGACA agCAGAAACGTGATGTCTATGACCGTTACGGCAAGGATGGACTCATGGGGGCAG GACCAGGTGGCTCCAGGGCCGATGCCGGGGCCCCTGAATTCACCTTCACCTTCCGCAGTGCTCACGATGTCTTCCGGGAGTTCTTCGGCGGGCGAGACCCCTTCGCTGACTTCTTTG ATGAGATGCTGCCCTTCTCCGAGCTGCGAGGACCTGGTCCCCGGCACCACGGGGGAGGccacttcttttcctccttcccaggaTCCTCAG ATTTCTTCGCCTCGTCATTCAGCTCTGGCGCCGACGCAGGGCTGGGCTTCCGCTCCGTCTCCACCTCTACCACCTTCGTTAATGGCAGGCGCATCACCACCAAGCG gaTTATCGAGAACGGGCGGGAGCGGGTGGAagtggaggaggatggggagctgAAGTCAATCCACATCGATG GTGTCCCTGACGACATGgcgctggggctggagctgagccGGCGGGAGCAGCAAGCCTTCCCTAGCCCAcggcccccctcgcccccaccGCCCGCCCCGCACCGGCCCCCGAGCTCCTCGCCCGTCTGCCTCTACACGGACAGCGAGGACGAGGATGAGGACTTGCAGCTGGCCATGGCCTACAGCCTCTCCGAGATGGAGGCTGCGGGGCACCACCGAGCAGGTGGGCATGGCCCCGGCGCCCTGCCGGTGCCGGGGGGCAGCCCCGGCACCCCGTCCTCTGCCCGCAGAGCCCATGGTCCCCGGGGGGGCCCAGAGCGGGAACCGCCGGGGGCCGGCAGCCCCGCCACAGCGGGGCACGAACCTGTCCCCAAAGCGAAGCAGTGGCACTGCCCCCTGCTCTGA
- the DNAJB2 gene encoding dnaJ homolog subfamily B member 2 isoform X3, with the protein MRPGSAGGGDPAGQPHVMVDYYEALGVSRNATADDIKKAYRKAALKWHPDKNPDNKEYAEQRFKEIAEAYEVLSDKQKRDVYDRYGKDGLMGAGPGGSRADAGAPEFTFTFRSAHDVFREFFGGRDPFADFFDEMLPFSELRGPGPRHHGGGHFFSSFPGSSDFFASSFSSGADAGLGFRSVSTSTTFVNGRRITTKRIIENGRERVEVEEDGELKSIHIDGVPDDMALGLELSRREQQAFPSPRPPSPPPPAPHRPPSSSPVCLYTDSEDEDEDLQLAMAYSLSEMEAAGHHRAGVF; encoded by the exons ATGCGCCCGGGCAGCGCGGGCGGGGG TGACCCCGCGGGACAGCCACACGTCATGGTGGACTACTACGAAGCGCTGGGGGTGAGCCGCAATGCCACCGCCGACGACATCAAGAAAGC GTACAGGAAGGCCGCGCTGAAATGGCACCCGGATAAAAACCCAGACAACAAGGAGTACGCCGAGCAAAGGTTCAAGGAGATCGCCGAGGCGTACGAAGTGCTGTCGGACA agCAGAAACGTGATGTCTATGACCGTTACGGCAAGGATGGACTCATGGGGGCAG GACCAGGTGGCTCCAGGGCCGATGCCGGGGCCCCTGAATTCACCTTCACCTTCCGCAGTGCTCACGATGTCTTCCGGGAGTTCTTCGGCGGGCGAGACCCCTTCGCTGACTTCTTTG ATGAGATGCTGCCCTTCTCCGAGCTGCGAGGACCTGGTCCCCGGCACCACGGGGGAGGccacttcttttcctccttcccaggaTCCTCAG ATTTCTTCGCCTCGTCATTCAGCTCTGGCGCCGACGCAGGGCTGGGCTTCCGCTCCGTCTCCACCTCTACCACCTTCGTTAATGGCAGGCGCATCACCACCAAGCG gaTTATCGAGAACGGGCGGGAGCGGGTGGAagtggaggaggatggggagctgAAGTCAATCCACATCGATG GTGTCCCTGACGACATGgcgctggggctggagctgagccGGCGGGAGCAGCAAGCCTTCCCTAGCCCAcggcccccctcgcccccaccGCCCGCCCCGCACCGGCCCCCGAGCTCCTCGCCCGTCTGCCTCTACACGGACAGCGAGGACGAGGATGAGGACTTGCAGCTGGCCATGGCCTACAGCCTCTCCGAGATGGAGGCTGCGGGGCACCACCGAGCAG GTGTGTTCTGA